AAAGAACTCGTACCTAGGTTTCCATTTATCATTGTGCAGTAGATTTTATGGGACCCATGTTCAATGTTAGATATATCTAACCTGTCGGGACCGTTTGAGTATCCCTTTTAATGTAACAAGTATGGTGCCAAATTGAAACAGAAGAAATTGCATTAATGATCGTCGAGTGATCACAGGAAGTTTTTGCATCATTAGGCTATCAGACAAAACGTAAATAGGACGACTTAGTATTAAACGGCTAACTCGTTCAGTTAGTGGAAATACATTAACTAAATCTTTTTGTAACACTTAAGACTATAAAAGTTGCCAAAATAACGTCTACTTAAGTTTAACTGGTTACATGGTAAACATTTATACAAATTATATCAACTAAATATTTACAGTATTTGATTTCGTTTAGTTCTGAAATACGTTACAAGTAGCACATCTGTTAACCCAAAAACCCAATTCTATCTTCCTTGAATAGCGGCATATATGCATGGTTCGAAGAGCTTATGTTTTTATCCTTTTTAATACACTAATATTTTGTTTTCCTTGTATTTGTAATACTTAAAGTGTATAACTTGTAAATATATGAGACAAAAAATTGAATAATTAAACTAGAAACCAAACACTTACAACGAAAGATCTTTTGATGTTTTTAAAAGAATTGTGTGTGGCTTCCAAAGTCTCAATCCACAACCGAATAATGTGGTTTACTTACGACATAGATAGATTCAGCCGGTTGCAAAATAAAAGTAACACGAAAAGAAAAACTAAAATAATTTTTTATTGGAAATCGAGTCCAAACTCCCACAAAGAGAATCATTTGATATCATATAATTGAATCTAGGTTTCGGTATTTGGAAGGCTAATTATGCGATTCTGCAAATACTTTTATCATTTTAAAATTTTTCATGTTTCGGAAATTCCACACATGTTAAGAAAATATTTTAAATTTTGATTATAAATATAATATTTTGTGACTATTTTTTCTCATAATTTTTAATGAATTATAATATAATAATTATTTTTATTTTTTGAAACTTACAATTTACAATTTTTTTAAAAATATAAATTTTTTTGAAACAGAGGGAATAGATAATATGAACCTCATAGTTAAATTGTCAATCAATGCTTTAATAATAGAAATTAGAAAATTAAACTTTTATGGCGTGACATCAATATGATTGGGAAGAGGCAAAAAAATCCAAGCCCATCTCAGTCGTTAAAGATTGGCTTCACCACTTTCCATTTTCTTACATCAATAATGAGACAACTATCCAATTAATACTAGTTCCAGTTGGGAATATCTCTGCTTTCATTTTATTAAAAAAAAAAAATATATATATATATATATTGTTCACATTAATTATGATTAGTTTTGTCCACACTATACATTACGGTAATAGCCTTTTCAACGTGGCAACAAAAAGTAAATGATTTGTTAAGGAAAATATTTTTATTATGAATAAACATGAATTAGTTATATGAATCGACCCCAAAATTTAGGAGTGGTCATAAGTTTTTTGAATCATCTAATAATTTATTTTGCCTAACTAGTATTACCACGAGGAGATAATTTTTCATGTAGATTTATTAAATGGCTATTGACTTTCAAAAATTATTTACATTGGTATTTTTTTAAAAGCATGCTAAAAAAAAGACTTATGACGATGGATCATGATAGTGATTTACTTACTTTTTTTCCCTTTTTTTGGTGGATTTGGAGTGTCTTAAACCGAAGCTCAAACTAATGTTTAAGGTGTCGGTTCACCAGTGACATACAAATCCAATTTCTTAAGTAGTAGTCAAATACTCATGTCTCATAGCCACACATATGTGTAATCTGAAGATAAGTTATACTGGGTGATGGAACTCGTGGTACCAATCGACCACGCCTGCGTGGTTGATTTTCTTACTTTCAGGACAAAGTTTTATTGGGTGATGGAGAAAAGTGTTTGGTGATTTTCATTGTTGTTATTTCAAAACGATACTCTTTAGTAACCTCTTCTAAATTTAAATTAGATCTTACTGTTTAAACAAATTCTCAAATCCAACCGTCTTAAATAAGCACTTCATAGCTAGGTCTCAAATGAGTTTTGTCTTGTACTCATTTTTATATTCTTAACAGTTAGAAAACATGTCAGAAATATTAGAAAGTCAAAGGCTTCTAATTCTCTGGAGGAACTCAAGCCTCAAACACAAAACAGCCTCATATGAACAAACAAAAAGTTTGCTGAACTAGAAGCTGAGAAGAGCCATGTTACAAAAATATTCCTACTATTGAAGCTGCTAAGCTCCGTCCATCTTTAGTGTAGGGCTACATTCACTCCAACTCCTCCTTTAACAATGTAGCTTAGGAAATGTTATTGGTTTTTGCATGCAAGCGTACATGTACCAGCATTTTGTTACTTTGTCTATTTTGGTATTCAGATGTATTTTCTTTCCCACATCGTTTTTATAATCAACCAATCTGTGACTGTTTGCTTAGTTCTTAGACTATTGAGAAGTGGTTTACACACAATTAAAGGAAGCAGAGTTTAGAGTATCCAAAAAATCAACAGTAGAATAGCCTATCGATTAAGGTGGTATGCACATCAAAAAAAAAATAGCCTTGTAAAATTTCAATCTTTAAAGTTTACTACTAATTCACATGTCCCGTCTCTAATAAATAAAAATATCTTTCAATTCAGTAACACCAATGGGTTTCCGGAAAAAGAAAACTGATGGGCACAAATTACCATTAATAACTTTCTAAATTTGGAAATCATAACTGTTCTCCATTCCTTGTTGTTCCTTTCTTTATTCCATGGGTTTCTCTACTTTTTCACTTATTGTTCTGCCCAACTAAACTTATCTTGAAGCAGAAGTTGTGTTATTCACCTTTCTATTATGTATTTGGTAAACGAATTATCCAAGGATTAGTTCCATTCACTTAGAAACAAGGTCAACAAAACCACATCTTAACTGGGTTGCACTAGGTGCGTATCAAAAACAAAGTTTTAATTTACTGCCTTGTAAAGTTTCAAACAACAAAGTGGTTAATATGGGGTGGAGGATTTTACTTCCCACCTTTCCCGTAGCTGTCTCTGAGTGTGACCGTCCGGTTAAACACAAGCTTCCCAGGCTCAGAGTCCTTGTCCACCGCAAAATAACCTAACGCGTCACAAAAATTGTGGTTAAAAACTTGTATCGGTGGCGGTTTAAAGATAGAAATATGACTTGGAGAATCGCAAGCACTTTTTTAAGATCATGAAAAAGGAATATACCTAGCCTCTCGAACTGGAATCTGTCCCCGACCACAGCATCTTTAAGGATTGATCCACCATAGGCATCAGAAACAACCACTTTGGAGTTTGGGTTAATGTCAGTGAGCCACTTATCATTGAGCTTAGCCGGGTTCTGTTATATGATTAAATAGTAATTATTTAGGTCGGGGAAGAATCATTTGTAACTAGAAGAAAAGGCTAGAAAGTCACAAAAATACCTCGGAGTTTAAGAGTTTCTCAAATAACCGGACTTCGATCCTTATGGGCTCCTTTCCCGGGGAAGATTCAGCAACCCAGTGTCGAACACCTTGCAGAATAAAGGACCGGTTAATAATAATAAGAACCACTGGAATTGTGGGAATTATAATGATGGTTAAAGAAAATAACCTTTGGCTTTGTCTTTTTCTCAGGGTCATACTCTGCATGAATCTCACGAATGGTTTCATTGTCATCAGCAAAGACAACGTTGGTGCACTTGATTGGGAAACCGTATCTGCAAAACGGAAGGAAGCACATTTAGTCACAACAGATGAATCACATATTCAAAGCCAAAGAGTTAGTGTCCGTTTCATACCTTAGCAAGACGGATTTACCGGGGGCGAGCCCATAGTAACCTTTTGAATCCTTCATTCTGAAGTCAGATTGATCAA
The DNA window shown above is from Brassica oleracea var. oleracea cultivar TO1000 chromosome C3, BOL, whole genome shotgun sequence and carries:
- the LOC106333504 gene encoding LOW QUALITY PROTEIN: glutamine--tRNA ligase, cytoplasmic (The sequence of the model RefSeq protein was modified relative to this genomic sequence to represent the inferred CDS: inserted 1 base in 1 codon) — encoded protein: MELDSKRWPDAQNDDPSAFYKVPFSRVVYIDQSDFRMKDSKGYYGLAPGKSVLLRYGFPIKCTNVVFADDNETIREIHAEYDPEKKTKPKGVRHWVAESSPGKEPIRIEVRLFEKLLNSENPAKLNDKWLTDINPXLQSGYFAVDKDSEPGKLVFNRTVTLRDSYGKGGK